One part of the Gossypium raimondii isolate GPD5lz chromosome 1, ASM2569854v1, whole genome shotgun sequence genome encodes these proteins:
- the LOC105785350 gene encoding insulin-degrading enzyme-like 1, peroxisomal: MAVGREDVEILKPRIDKREYRRIVLRNSLQVLLISDLDTDKCAASMNVGVGSFCDPDGLEGLAHFLEHMLFYASEKYPLEDSYSKYITEHGGSTNAFTASEMTNYYFDVNTDCFEEALDRFAQFFIKPLMSADATMREIKAVDSENQKNLLSDAWRMNQLQKHLSLESHPYHKFSTGNWDTLDVRPKAKGVDTRQELLKFYEDKYSANLMHLVVYSKESLDKIQCLVEDKFQEIQNSDRSRFQFPGQPCTSEHLEILVRAVPIKQGHKLRIVWPITPSILHYKEGPCRYLGHLIGHEGEGSLFYVLKKSGWATGLSAGEGEWTSEFSFFNVVIDLTDAGQDNMQDIVGLLFKYIQLLQQSGVCKWIFDELSAVCETGFHYQDKISPIDYVVNISSNMQIYPPKDWLVGSLLPSDFNPAIIQKILNELSPENVRIFWESKKFEGLTDKVEPWYGTAYSIEKVSSSKIQAWMSSAPNENLHLPAPNVFIPKDLSIKNAQEEVKFPVLLRKSSYSKLWYKPDTVFSTPKAYVKIDFNCPHAGNSPETEVLGDLFARLLLDYLNEYAYYAQVAGLLYGISHTDSGFEVTLVGYNHKLRILLETIIDKIVKFEVKPDRFSVIKEMEIKDYQNFKFQQPYQQAMYYCSLILKDQTRPWVERLDVLPRLNVEDLTNFAPMMLSQAFLECYIAGNIEREEAESMVQHVEDVFFKGPNPICRPLFPSQFLTNRVVKLERGMNYCYSKEGLNPSDENSALVHYIQVHQDDFILNVKLQLFALVAKQPAFHQLRSVEQLGYITVLMQRNDSGICGVQFIIQSTVKGPAHIDSRVEAFLKMFENKLYEMTNDEFKSNVNALIDMKLEKHKNLREESRFYWREITDGTLKFDRREAEVAALKKLTQQELIEFFNENVKVGATRKKTLSVRVHGNQHLAEYHSQKSEAVQPNTIQINDIFSFRRSQPLYGSFRGGIGHVKL; the protein is encoded by the exons ATGGCGGTCGGGAGAGAAGATGTGGAGATTTTAAAGCCCAGAATTGACAAAAGAGAGTATCGGAGGATCGTCCTTAGAAATTCCCTTCAAGTTCTTCTTATCAGCGATCTCGATACCGACaag TGTGCTGCTTCTATGAATGTGGGTGTCGGTTCCTTTTGTGACCCTGACGGCCTCGAAGGCCTTGCCCATTTTCTTG AGCACATGCTGTTTTATGCTAGTGAGAAGTATCCCTTGGAAGATAGCTACTCAAAGTATATAACAGAG CATGGAGGCAGCACAAACGCCTTCACAGCTTCTGAGATGACCAACTATTATTTTGATGTCAACACTGATTGCTTTGAAGAGGCTTTGGACCG GTTTGCACAGTTCTTCATCAAACCATTGATGTCAGCTGATGCTACCATGAGGGAAATTAAAGCTGTCGATTCTG aGAACCAGAAAAATTTACTGTCCGATGCATGGAGAATGAACCAg CTTCAGAAACATCTAAGCTTGGAAAGTCATCCATATCATAAATTCAGCACAG GGAATTGGGATACTTTGGATGTTAGACCAAAAGCGAAGGGAGTAGACACAAGGCAAGAACTCCTTAAATTCTATGAAGACAAATATTCAGCCAACCTCATGCATCTGGTTGTTTATTCAAAAG AAAGCCTTGATAAAATTCAGTGTCTGGTGGAGGACAAGTTCCAGGAAATTCAAAACTCTGATAGAAGCCGTTTCCAGTTTCCTGGTCAGCCTTGCACATCGGAACACCTTGAG ATTCTTGTCAGAGCTGTTCCAATAAAACAAGGCCATAAATTAAGGATTGTATGGCCAATAACTCCCAGCATTCTTCATTACAAAGAAGGACCATGCAGGTATCTTGGTCATCTTATTGGCCATGAAGGAGAAGGatctttattttatgtcttgaAAAAATCGG GATGGGCTACTGGATTGTCTGCTGGTGAAGGTGAATGGACTTCAGAGTTTTCTTTCTTCAACGTTGTAATTGATCTTACTGATGCTGGCCAGg ATAACATGCAAGACATAGTTGGGTTACTATTTAAATATATTCAGTTGTTGCAGCAATCTGGCGTTTGTAAATGGATATTCGATGAG CTATCAGCTGTTTGCGAGACAGGATTTCACTATCAGGACAAAATCTCTCCTATCGACTATGTTGTAAATATTTCATCAAACATGCAG ATATATCCTCCAAAAGATTGGTTGGTTGGGTCATTATTGCCTTCGGATTTCAATCCAGCCATCATACAGAAGATACTAAATGAGCTTTCTCCTGAGAATGTCAG aATCTTCTGGGAGTCGAAGAAATTTGAGGGACTGACTGACAAGGTTGAGCCATGGTATGGTACTGCATATTCCATTGAGAAAGTTAGCTCCTCAAAAATTCAG GCATGGATGTCCTCAGCTCCTAATGAGAACCTGCATCTACCTGCACCTAATGTCTTCATACCAAAAGACTTATCTATTAAGAATGCACAAGAGGAG GTCAAGTTTCCTGTTTTATTGAGAAAGTCATCCTATTCCAAATTATGGTACAAGCCAGATACAGTGTTCTCTACTCCAAAGGCATATGTTAAGATAGACTTCAACTGTCCCCATGCTGGAAACTCTCCCGAAACTGAGGTTCTTGGAGATCTTTTTGCACGGTTATTGCTGGATTACTTGAATGAGTATG CTTATTATGCTCAGGTTGCTGGTCTTCTTTATGGCATAAGCCACACAGATAGTGGTTTTGAG GTGACGTTGGTTGGTTATAATCATAAACTGAGGATCTTGCTGGAAACTATAATCgacaaaattgttaaatttgaaGTGAAACCTGACAGGTTTTCAGTAATCAAG GAAATGGAAATTAAAGactatcaaaatttcaagtttcagCAACCCTATCAACAGGCTATGTACTATTGCTCATTAATACTAAAGGACCAGACAAGGCCTTGGGTGGAACGACTTGATGTTTTGCCTCGTCTTAATGTGGAAGACCTTACAAATTTTGCTCCAATGATGCTCTCACAGGCCTTCCTAGAGTGTTACATAGCAG GGAACATTGAACGCGAGGAGGCGGAATCAATGGTTCAGCATGTTGAAGATGTGTTCTTTAAGGGTCCAAACCCTATATGCCGACCGCTGTTTCCATCACAGTTTCTAACAAATAGAGTTGTCAAACTTGAAAGAGGCATGAATTACTGCTACAGTAAGGAAGGACTTAATCCAAGTGATGAGAATTCTGCCTTAGTCCACTATATTCAG GTTCATCAGGATGATTTTATACTGAATGTGAAACTTCAGCTTTTTGCTCTTGTTGCAAAGCAACCTGCCTTCCATCAGCTTAGATCCGTAGAGCAACTAGGATACATTACTGTCCTCATGCAGAG GAATGATTCTGGCATCTGCGGCGTGCAGTTCATTATCCAGTCTACAGTAAAG GGTCCTGCACATATTGATTCGAGAGTTGAGGCATTCCTTAAAATGTTTGAGAATAAACTATATGAAATGACAAATGATGAATTTAAG AGCAATGTAAATGCATTGATTGATATGAAGCTCGAGAAGCACAAGAATTTAAGGGAAGAATCTCGGTTTTACTGGCGAGAGATCACTGACGGGACGCTCAAGTTTGATCGGAGAGAAGCTGAG GTTGCAGCATTAAAGAAACTTACACAACAAGAACTGATAGAATTCTTCAATGAAAATGTGAAAGTCGGTGCAACTCGAAAGAAAACACTTAGCGTGCGAGTGCATGGGAACCAACATTTGGCCGAATACCACTCGCAGAAAAGCGAAGCAGTTCAACCAAATACCATCCAAATCAATGATATCTTCAGCTTTAGAAGATCTCAACCTCTTTATGGTTCATTTAGAGGAGGCATTGGTCATGTGAAGCTGTAG